A window from Salvelinus sp. IW2-2015 linkage group LG5, ASM291031v2, whole genome shotgun sequence encodes these proteins:
- the LOC111963763 gene encoding immediate early response gene 5-like protein: MINTMECAVDAQSLISISLRKIHNSRTQRGGIKLHKNLLVSYVLRNARQVYMNEKYAEIYRMQQYEEVMTVCNEIQELNPLDLAEDCEEQRGDCCGNGGVSEPASLCCALLPVSQLVAVQSAHMQTPSACSAPLSLQSDEVCKETEPSFYQSCCAEAYPVSNCEFSPVNNLHCNKTTVLDLDTHVVTTVENGYLHQDCCASLQQCCQGAQYSGKKRKVDFEYYISDIEEVPDFTPCKRAKFEDCSYANSEHLDTSNISNLISIFGSGFSGLVSRQADLEQALALNGQFCSKQALSSLGAWTRAIVAF, from the coding sequence ATGATCAACACGATGGAGTGTGCAGTGGATGCACAAAGTCTAATATCTATTTCCTTACGGAAGATCCACAACTCCAGGACGCAGAGAGGAGGCATCAAGCTGCACAAAAACCTCCTGGTGTCCTATGTGTTGAGGAACGCCAGGCAGGTCTACATGAACGAGAAGTACGCGGAGATTTACAGGATGCAGCAGTACGAAGAGGTGATGACCGTCTGCAACGAGATCCAGGAGTTAAACCCGCTGGATTTGGCCGAGGATTGTGAGGAGCAGAGGGGGGACTGCTGCGGCAACGGCGGGGTGAGCGAGCCGGCGAGTCTGTGTTGCGCTCTGCTGCCAGTGAGCCAACTAGTAGCAGTGCAGTCAGCGCATATGCAAACCCCCTCCGCCTGCtccgcgcctctctctctccaaagcgACGAGGTCTGCAAGGAGACAGAGCCCTCGTTTTACCAGAGCTGTTGTGCGGAGGCTTACCCTGTATCGAATTGCGAGTTTTCCCCGGTGAACAACTTACACTGCAACAAAACGACGGTGCTCGATTTGGACACGCACGTAGTGACTACTGTGGAGAATGGGTACCTTCACCAGGACTGCTGCGCGTCTCTCCAACAGTGCTGCCAGGGCGCACAGTACTCAGGCAAGAAACGCAAGGTTGACTTTGAATATTATATATCCGATATTGAGGAGGTACCGGATTTTACGCCGTGTAAAAGAGCGAAATTTGAGGATTGTTCCTATGCAAATTCGGAACACTTGGACACTTCGAACATTTCCAATCTGATCTCGATCTTCGGTTCGGGGTTTTCGGGGCTGGTGAGCAGACAGGCGGACTTAGAGCAAGCCTTAGCCTTGAACGGACAGTTCTGTAGCAAACAAGCCCTATCGAGTCTTGGGGCATGGACTAGAGCTATAGTAGCTTTTTGA